TCCAGCCCGACATTCTCGTCGGGCGCTGTGACGACCGCCTCGACCCCGAGGTCAAAGAGAAGATCGCGCTCTTCTGTGACGTACCGACCGACGCCGTCTTCTCGAACCCCGACGTCGAGGACGTGTACCACGTCCCGCTGGTCGTCGAGGAGGAAGGCCTCGACGAGTACGTGATGGAACGCCTCGAGCTCGCCGACGACGCGCTGCCGAAAAGCGAGCGCGACAACGACTGGCGCGAGCTGGTCACTAAAGACCGCACCGGCGAAGTCGAGATCGCGCTGGTCGGCAAGTACGGCCTCGAAGACGCCTACATGTCGATCCACGAGTCGCTCAAGCACGCCGGGCTCGAAGCCGGCGTCGACGTCGAGACGACGTGGATCCACTCCGAAGAACTGGCCGGCGGCCACGACGAGCAACTCGACGACGTCGACGGTATCGTCGTCCCCGGCGGGTTCGGTTCGCGTGGCACTGAGGGTAAGATCGAGGCCGTCCGGTACGCCCGCGAGAACGACGTGCCCTATCTCGGCCTCTGTCTCGGCTTCCAGATGGCCGTCGTCGAGTACGCCCGGAACGTGCTCGGTCTCGAGGGCGCTCATTCGGCCGAGATCGACGAGTCGACGCCCCACCCCGTCATCGACATCCTGCCCGAGCAGTACGAGGTCGAGGACATGGGCGGCACGATGCGACTGGGCGCTCACGAGACCGACATCGAACCCGGAACGCTGGCTCACGACGTATACGACGACACGTCCTGTACGGAACGCCATCGCCACCGCTACGAGGTCAACCCCGAGTACATCGACGAACTCGAAGACGCCGGCCTCGTCTTCTCTGGCAAGTCCAACAACCGGATGGAGATCGTCGAACTCGACGATCACCCCTACTTCTTCGGGACGCAGTTCCACCCCGAGTTCCGATCGCGGCCAACCCGCGCGAGCCCGCCGTTCGTCGGCTTCCTCGACGCGGTGCTCGATCTGACTGATGTCGATGGCGCCGCCGAGGATCACCAGGAGGTGGAGGCCTGATGGTCGACGTTGATTCCTTCATCGACGAGAAGATCGACGAGATCGCCGAGGAAGTCGGGGACGCCAACGCAGTCATCGGCCTTTCGGGTGGCGTCGACTCCTCGACGGCCGCCGCGCTGGCCTACGAGGCCATCGGCACCCAGCTGACCGCGGTGTACGTCGACACCGGCCTGATGCGCAAGGGCGAGACCGCCGAGATCCGCGAGACGTTCGACTACATGGAGAGCCTGCGGATCGTCGACGCCAAAGACCGGTTCCTCGACGAACTGGAGGGCGTCACCGACCCCGAGGAGAAGCGCCACATCATCGGCGAGCAGTTCATCCGGGAGTTCGAGGAGGTCGCTCGGGAGGTCGACGCCGACTACCTCGTGCAGGGGACGATCTACCCCGACCGGATCGAGTCGGAGGGGACGATCAAATCCCACCACAACGTCGGCGGCCTGCCCGAGCGGATCGACTTCGACGGCATCGTCGAGCCGATGCGCGACCTCTACAAGGACGAGGTCCGCGAGGTCGCCCGCGAACTCGACCTCGAAGAGATCATCGCCGAGCGGATGCCGTTCCCCGGTCCCGGTCTCGCGGTGCGGATCATCGGACCCGTCACCGAGGAGAAACTCGAAGTCGCCCGCGAGGCAAACCACGTCGTCGAGGAGGAACTCGAAGAGTACGAACCGTGGCAGGCCCTCGCAGCGGTCATCGGCAAGGCCACGGGCGTCAAGGGCGATAACCGCGTCCACGGCTGGGTCGTCTCCGTGCGCTCGGTCGAATCACGCGATGGCATGACCGCCCGCGCCCAAGAGATCGACTGGGAGACGCTCCAGCGCATCCAGTCCCGGATCACCGGCTCCCACGAGAACGTCGCGCGGGTCGTCTACGACGTCACGCACAAACCGCCCGCGACCATCGAGTACGAGTGATGAAGGCAATCCTCGTCGGCCCCGACGCGGACGATCTGGCCGAGCATCTCGGCGACAACGGCGTCGACGTGGCGCCGATCGACGGCGTCGCCACGCGGCCGAAACTCGAAGAGGCGGGCGTCCACGACGCCGACCTGTTCGTGCTGACCGACGTCGGACAGGCGACCGCCATTCCGATCGTGAAGGATCTCAACGACGACGTTCGCGTGGTCGTCTACGATCGCAACTCCCTGCCGGAGTTCGTCTCCGGGCAGGCCGATCTGGCGGTCGATCCCGCACTGCTCGGTCCCGAGGCGGTCGCCGAAGAACTGGCCGCCGACTAGCCGTCGCTCTCGCCGTCTGGTTCCTCTTCCTCTCGCTCGCCGGGCCGTAACTGCTCCGGGTCGCGCTCGTAGGCCGGTCGTTCGAGGA
The Natronoarchaeum philippinense DNA segment above includes these coding regions:
- the pyrG gene encoding glutamine hydrolyzing CTP synthase: MPTESDTDYDPTLGNKFIFVTGGVMSGLGKGITAASTGRLLKNAGFDVTAVKIDPYLNVDAGTMNPYQHGEVYVLKDGGEVDLDLGNYERFLDEDMTFDHNITTGKTYQHVIEKERAGDYLGKTVQIIPHITNDIKRRIREAAEGTDVCLIEVGGTVGDIEGMPYLEALRQFAHEEDEEDILFTHVTLVPYSKNGEQKTKPTQHSVKELRSIGLQPDILVGRCDDRLDPEVKEKIALFCDVPTDAVFSNPDVEDVYHVPLVVEEEGLDEYVMERLELADDALPKSERDNDWRELVTKDRTGEVEIALVGKYGLEDAYMSIHESLKHAGLEAGVDVETTWIHSEELAGGHDEQLDDVDGIVVPGGFGSRGTEGKIEAVRYARENDVPYLGLCLGFQMAVVEYARNVLGLEGAHSAEIDESTPHPVIDILPEQYEVEDMGGTMRLGAHETDIEPGTLAHDVYDDTSCTERHRHRYEVNPEYIDELEDAGLVFSGKSNNRMEIVELDDHPYFFGTQFHPEFRSRPTRASPPFVGFLDAVLDLTDVDGAAEDHQEVEA
- the guaA gene encoding glutamine-hydrolyzing GMP synthase, giving the protein MVDVDSFIDEKIDEIAEEVGDANAVIGLSGGVDSSTAAALAYEAIGTQLTAVYVDTGLMRKGETAEIRETFDYMESLRIVDAKDRFLDELEGVTDPEEKRHIIGEQFIREFEEVAREVDADYLVQGTIYPDRIESEGTIKSHHNVGGLPERIDFDGIVEPMRDLYKDEVREVARELDLEEIIAERMPFPGPGLAVRIIGPVTEEKLEVAREANHVVEEELEEYEPWQALAAVIGKATGVKGDNRVHGWVVSVRSVESRDGMTARAQEIDWETLQRIQSRITGSHENVARVVYDVTHKPPATIEYE
- a CDS encoding DUF7126 family protein, whose amino-acid sequence is MKAILVGPDADDLAEHLGDNGVDVAPIDGVATRPKLEEAGVHDADLFVLTDVGQATAIPIVKDLNDDVRVVVYDRNSLPEFVSGQADLAVDPALLGPEAVAEELAAD